One Aphelocoma coerulescens isolate FSJ_1873_10779 chromosome 5, UR_Acoe_1.0, whole genome shotgun sequence DNA segment encodes these proteins:
- the LOC138111144 gene encoding uncharacterized protein, with protein sequence MVGFQKEGFLKSSTSQGRDQLPVQVADVTGEQDGEVPGSSGQAGHHRGSSLSTPAEEQESSVPASDEDSPARTTESWQWPLSSSETHSNVGEDFEGFQTPARTPECTMDIQSPGDQSLSRTPQFESDSPEEEGNDEMNEERCGVEPVPRDRGWRGQPQLTEGEKLLMETNSRIVQLLENIKREHAQSMGLMSQSMGRMELQLGIVATSTRAIHNYLSEILAFLKQPRTQVLETRISQRATPHVELTCASTWTGEDAVASSTVCLPGAEGTSDSRDPPQATLPCRSGRLQRAITERASLPMPPRQAKGGGKKK encoded by the coding sequence ATGTCACTGGGGAGCAAGATGGGGAGGTTCCTGGATCCTCGGGGCAAGCCGGCCATCACCGAGGGAGCTCGCTGTCCACGCCGGCCGAAGAACAGGAATCCTCGGTGCCTGCCTCTGACGAAGACTCACCGGCCAGGACCACAGAGAGCTGGCAGTGGCCGCTGTCCTCGTCTGAAACGCACAGCAACGttggggaggattttgagggatttcaAACGCCGGCGCGGACTCCGGAGTGCACCATGGACATACAGTCTCCCGGGGATCAGTCACTCAGTAGGACTCCTCAGTTTGAAAGTGACTctcctgaggaggagggaaatgaTGAGATGAATGAAGAGCGCTGCGGTGTTGAGCCTGTCCCTAGGGATCGGGGTTGGAGAGGGCAGCCCCAGCTAACAGAGGGAGAGAAGCTGTTGATGGAAACCAACAGTAGGattgtgcagctgctggaaaatATCAAGAGGGAGCATGCACAGTCCATGGGTCTCATGTCCCAGTCCATGGGCCGtatggagctgcagctgggcatTGTGGCTACCTCCACAAGAGCCATCCATAACTACCTGTCAGAGATTTTAGCTTTCCTCAAGCAGCCGAGGACGCAGGTCCTCGAAACGCGCATCTCCCAAAGAGCCACCCCCCATGTCGAGTTGACGTGTGCCTCGACATGGACTGGTGAGGACGCAGTGGCATCCTCCACTGTGTGCTTACCAGGGGCCGAAGGGACGAGCGACTCTCGCGACCCGCCGCAGGCCACCCTGCCTTGTCGCAGTGGCCGGCTGCAGAGAGCCATAACCGAGAGGGCCTCGCTGCCCATGCCTCCACGCCAGgcaaaagggggagggaagaaaaaataa